The DNA sequence AATCAAGGTTCGATGCGTATCAGTTCATATCTATATTTAAAGTTCTCCAGTTTTTTAGGGTTTCAGTGAGCATCCTGACAATACAATGAATCACAGTCTCCAAGATTAATATGAATTCTAAAAAACTTAGCACTCAAGCAAGCATCtccatattcatatatatagaaatagtaGTTGTATATCTAATAAGGCacaataatattagttttgcatatatatatatatatattccatgcATTGCATGCATGTAACTGTCACAACCTTTACTGATAAAAGAGGTTCACCTCAATACTTTGCAAAATTTTCATCGCGGTGATGACACAACCCAACCGCATCGAACACTGGCAAATATGTGgctgaaaatatatatatatatctctaataAGAGTCTTGAACAACAAATTAAAGATCAGGTTGTCATCTTCACTAGAATAACAACCTTAAACATATTGAAGCTTTTGGGTTTGCTGACATAAGACAATGAATCAGGTCCAATTAAGTTTTATCTTGACCTTTTGGATGAGATTTCTTGTGACAGTGGGACTTGTCTTTTTCTCTTGTAACACAAGCATGAATTCCTCTTAACATGTTCCCTTAGAATGTGACCCCTGTACACGTCTCCCAAGTGATAGAGATGAGATTTTTCAATCCTTAGGGCCACCACCTTTCACATGTGCACACAACTTCTtctcctttatatatatatatatatatatataaggactgATCTTCTTCTCAGAACTTCAAAGGGTCAATAGAAATGGAATTAAGGGACATAGAATCCACTCTTCCACCAGGGTTTAGATTCTATCCTAGTGATGAGGAATTGGTATGCCATTACCTTTACAAGAAAGTAGCTGATCATCATCAAAGTGCTTCAGAGGGAACCATGGTTGAGGTGGACTTGCACACTTGTGAGCCATGGGAACTTCCAGGTAAAAACATGCTTGCTTCTAATCTATTACAGATCAACTCTATATTTAGtttactgtatatatataaatccagaAGTTTTATATTATAACAATGGTGACAAAGGATACAACTTCATATATGAACACAGAGATGGCTAAACTCACGGCAAATGAATGGTACTTCTTCAGCTTTCGAGACCGAAAATACTCGACCGGTTCTCGTACAAACCGAGCAACCAAATCTGGATATTGGAAGGCTACTGGCAAAGACCGCATGATTTATAATACTTCATCTAATGTGATTGTAGGGATGAGGAAGACATTGGTCTTCTACAGTGGTAGAGCTCCCAATGGCATCAAGACTTCTTGGGTCATGCATGAGTTCAGGC is a window from the Dioscorea cayenensis subsp. rotundata cultivar TDr96_F1 chromosome 2, TDr96_F1_v2_PseudoChromosome.rev07_lg8_w22 25.fasta, whole genome shotgun sequence genome containing:
- the LOC120278006 gene encoding protein CUP-SHAPED COTYLEDON 3-like isoform X1; protein product: MELRDIESTLPPGFRFYPSDEELVCHYLYKKVADHHQSASEGTMVEVDLHTCEPWELPEMAKLTANEWYFFSFRDRKYSTGSRTNRATKSGYWKATGKDRMIYNTSSNVIVGMRKTLVFYSGRAPNGIKTSWVMHEFRLENPLTLPKEDWVLCRVFKKKKGDESHASTSADEQAMQEYNNNISEKMSTSLIYVPDEQDEDMYNKESSSNSILNLAMFQCCHFLDEVDYSTSIGMRMINSRTDHGDDVDDYGLLLDVGLINNSIGM